In one Notolabrus celidotus isolate fNotCel1 chromosome 1, fNotCel1.pri, whole genome shotgun sequence genomic region, the following are encoded:
- the LOC117820014 gene encoding LOW QUALITY PROTEIN: uncharacterized protein LOC117820014 (The sequence of the model RefSeq protein was modified relative to this genomic sequence to represent the inferred CDS: deleted 1 base in 1 codon) → MNGFPYLGKDDTRPAHQRLGDSVVMKLVEPYVGKGRNVTTDNFFTSLNLAKKLLQKNTSLVGTMNKANRELPPSVRVQSAERFATTILKHERATLTVYQGKPRKSVALLSTMHPTVSIGSDRKRKPETVTYYNVTKVGVHVLDQMARQWKRRWPVKGGTRRWPVAMFYNILDMAAINAHVLFKAYTSNTLPRRAFILELAKQL, encoded by the exons ATGAACGGCTTCCCATACCTCGGCAAGGATGACACAAGACCAGCCCATCAACGCCTGGGGGATAGTGTGGTCATGAAGCTGGTGGAGCCATATGTAGGAAAGGGAAGAAATGTAACAACAGACAATTTTTTCACATCCCTTAACCTGGCCAAAAAACTGCTGCAGAAGAACACCAGCTTGGTCGGTACCATGAACAAAGCCAATAGAGAGCTGCCGCCTTCAGTCCGGGTGCAGAGTGCAGAGAGGTTTGCTACAACGATCCTCAAACATGAGCGGGCAACCCTAACGGTTTACCAAGGGAAACCAAGGAAGAGTGTGGCACTCCTGAGCACCATGCACCCAACTGTGTCCATTGGgagtgacagaaaaagaaagcctGAGACTGTCACCTACTATAATGTCACGAAG GTCGGGGTTCATGTGCTGGACCAGATGGCTCGGCAGTGGAAA CGGAGGTGGCCTGTAAAAGGTGGAACACGGAGGTGGCCTGTCGCCATGTTTTATAACATTCTGGATATGGCTGCGATAAACGCCCATGTCCTATTCAAGGCCTACACCTCGAACACACTTCCGAGAAGAGCCTTCATCCTTGAGCTTGCAAAGCAACTTTGA